In the Lascolabacillus massiliensis genome, one interval contains:
- a CDS encoding glycosyl hydrolase family 28-related protein — MKKTLFSLIFSFLFSFNIFPVDQSSVYTQKPEDPEAFYFSTENYGFKDGEDVTVALQSAINQLKREKNFGILFVPEGKYRISNTVYIPNAIRVIGYGKNRPEFILTKSSPGFQEEVPNDKGKSKYMFWFTGSIVEENQRPRDAGAGTFYSAMSNINIRIEDGNPHAVALRTHYAQHSFVSHMSIYIGKGKAGIFDIGNEMENLAFYGGDYGIYTTKASPGWPVMMVDSYFEGQRKAALHCQESGLAFVNLQVKNVPTVIEIESNYADRLMLENCRFENVNGPAFIISNENNSNNQISLRNVDCIKVPLLAYYRRSGEYTKVDHSKYKIKEYDHGLQMTSMVAEPEYQTLYNIEPIDIVSDVVNKEIPRLPEMSKWVNIRDLGAIGDGEIDDTKVFQDAIDNYDYIYVPQGCYIISETLKMRDNTCLIGLHPMGTQLKLKESTPAFSGFGGPIALLESSKGGLNILNGIGINTGGINYRAVGLKWMANADSYVNDVKFVGGHGTMRKPVVTQRPPQGTDFSGRPTVSSPDSPIYQSGKDMAWDNQYWSLWVNEGGGTFKDIWTASTYSANGVYVSNTSVPGKIYAMSVEHHVRNEATFKNISNWKIYCLQTEEESVESTECQPIELINCKNVVFANLYMFRVIRVNEPYHSSVRVWDCENIKMLNVHNYAQTKFTNNVTIYDINKNIDVRPWELQKIIITGNEPSNRQSVSVGDEAIELASGFDFVEGITSDSKGNVYFSENRMRRIYKWSADTKSLTLLVDFPWKPINLAVDSEDNLLVSFRYDTQPGHKIDGVPESEFIKELPDRTGTSFSGWGNSGFAVRFYSINPDNPEETIELLPLVDMGSIENVYKALYVSNKWRDFHDFNNVTVLVPEKCFVAPDKKTIIPQLYDLARSSSLLEAFPGKPFYTSDEYDRRIVKMDVAANGILSNLTYFVEWGEFGLTIDDNGDVYVADGHILVFDNKGDIKRIIKVPERPSTIKFGGKDNKELFITGRSKFFKVDVNL, encoded by the coding sequence ATGAAAAAAACACTCTTTTCTCTAATATTTTCATTTCTTTTTAGTTTTAATATCTTTCCTGTTGATCAAAGTTCGGTATATACACAAAAACCTGAAGACCCCGAAGCTTTTTATTTTTCCACAGAAAATTATGGTTTCAAAGATGGTGAAGATGTGACGGTTGCTCTTCAGAGCGCAATAAACCAATTGAAACGCGAGAAAAATTTCGGGATTTTGTTTGTACCGGAGGGAAAGTATAGAATAAGTAATACTGTATACATTCCCAACGCAATCCGAGTTATTGGTTATGGTAAAAACAGGCCAGAGTTTATATTAACCAAAAGCTCCCCGGGTTTCCAAGAGGAGGTGCCGAACGATAAAGGTAAATCCAAGTATATGTTTTGGTTCACCGGTAGTATAGTAGAGGAAAATCAACGACCAAGAGATGCTGGTGCAGGTACTTTCTATAGTGCCATGTCAAATATTAATATAAGAATTGAGGACGGAAACCCTCACGCAGTTGCATTAAGAACACATTATGCACAGCACAGCTTTGTAAGCCATATGAGTATCTATATTGGAAAAGGAAAAGCTGGAATATTTGACATAGGTAACGAAATGGAAAATCTTGCTTTTTATGGTGGTGATTATGGTATTTACACGACAAAAGCTTCTCCAGGATGGCCGGTTATGATGGTAGATTCATATTTTGAAGGCCAAAGAAAAGCTGCCTTACACTGCCAGGAGTCAGGCTTAGCTTTTGTTAATCTACAAGTGAAAAATGTTCCTACAGTAATAGAAATAGAGTCAAATTATGCTGATAGGTTAATGCTTGAAAATTGCAGATTTGAAAATGTAAACGGACCTGCATTTATTATTAGCAATGAGAACAATAGTAATAATCAGATATCATTACGTAATGTTGACTGTATAAAGGTGCCTCTATTAGCATACTACAGGAGAAGTGGTGAATATACAAAAGTTGATCATTCTAAATATAAAATTAAAGAATACGACCACGGTCTGCAAATGACATCAATGGTTGCTGAGCCTGAATACCAGACTTTGTATAATATTGAACCTATAGATATCGTATCAGATGTCGTTAATAAAGAAATACCAAGGTTGCCTGAAATGAGCAAATGGGTGAATATCAGAGATCTAGGGGCTATTGGTGATGGTGAAATTGATGATACCAAAGTATTTCAGGATGCAATTGATAATTATGATTATATATATGTACCTCAAGGTTGTTATATAATTTCAGAGACCCTCAAGATGAGAGATAATACCTGTTTAATTGGTTTACATCCAATGGGAACACAATTGAAACTTAAAGAGAGTACTCCTGCTTTTAGTGGTTTTGGTGGACCGATTGCTCTTTTAGAATCGTCAAAAGGAGGGTTAAATATTTTAAATGGAATTGGAATCAACACAGGTGGAATAAATTATAGGGCAGTTGGTTTAAAATGGATGGCAAATGCAGACTCATATGTGAATGATGTTAAGTTTGTAGGTGGCCACGGAACAATGCGTAAGCCGGTTGTTACTCAAAGACCACCTCAAGGGACAGATTTCTCAGGCAGACCAACTGTAAGTTCTCCTGATAGTCCTATATATCAATCAGGGAAAGATATGGCATGGGATAACCAATACTGGAGTTTATGGGTAAATGAGGGTGGAGGTACTTTTAAAGATATATGGACAGCAAGTACATATTCAGCCAATGGTGTATATGTAAGCAATACCTCTGTACCAGGAAAGATCTATGCAATGTCGGTAGAGCATCATGTTAGAAATGAAGCAACCTTTAAAAACATATCAAACTGGAAAATTTACTGCCTGCAAACAGAAGAAGAGAGTGTTGAAAGTACGGAGTGCCAACCTATAGAACTGATAAACTGCAAGAATGTAGTATTTGCAAACCTATACATGTTTCGTGTAATCCGCGTAAATGAACCTTATCACAGCTCTGTACGAGTATGGGATTGCGAAAATATTAAAATGCTAAATGTGCATAATTATGCTCAGACGAAATTCACAAACAACGTTACTATATACGATATAAATAAAAATATTGATGTTCGTCCATGGGAACTACAGAAAATTATCATAACCGGAAATGAACCATCTAACAGACAAAGTGTAAGTGTTGGTGATGAAGCAATTGAGCTGGCTTCAGGGTTCGATTTCGTAGAAGGAATAACAAGTGACAGTAAAGGGAATGTATATTTCAGTGAAAACCGTATGCGTCGAATTTATAAATGGTCGGCAGATACAAAATCTCTCACTCTTTTAGTTGATTTCCCATGGAAACCAATTAACCTAGCAGTAGACTCAGAAGATAATCTGCTTGTATCATTCAGATATGATACACAGCCTGGACACAAGATTGATGGAGTTCCAGAGTCAGAGTTTATTAAAGAGCTTCCTGATAGAACTGGGACATCTTTTAGTGGATGGGGTAATTCAGGATTTGCGGTAAGATTCTATTCAATAAATCCAGATAACCCTGAAGAAACAATAGAATTACTGCCTTTAGTAGATATGGGATCAATTGAAAATGTGTATAAAGCATTATATGTTTCAAATAAATGGAGAGATTTCCATGATTTCAACAATGTAACAGTTTTAGTACCTGAGAAATGTTTTGTGGCTCCTGATAAAAAAACAATTATTCCTCAATTATATGATCTTGCCAGAAGTTCTTCTCTACTAGAAGCATTCCCGGGAAAACCATTTTATACATCAGATGAATATGATCGCAGAATTGTAAAAATGGATGTAGCAGCAAATGGGATACTATCAAATTTAACCTATTTTGTTGAATGGGGAGAGTTTGGTTTAACAATAGATGATAATGGAGATGTATATGTAGCGGACGGGCATATTTTAGTCTTTGATAATAAAGGGGATATTAAAAGAATAATAAAAGTGCCCGAACGCCCTTCAACAATTAAGTTTGGGGGAAAGGATAACAAGGAGCTCTTTATTACAGGAAGATCTAAGTTTTTCAAAGTTGATGTAAATTTATAA
- a CDS encoding glycoside hydrolase family 9 protein — protein MRKLFLYIISLLFIFFCTSSKPSSIDVTTNYSEALYKHVPMKMDTVNSLQYKWDNKVVLESIIVDGAESLNNWELSYTNGENVGVISLSSEKVLEGESSIKFVSPTKQPVDLGPGGRYWGRQNLTRKFDNENLSKYNRISVNIYPEFEGFRKLYLTIILHNGDNVPDVYGKEGWHTVMLENNKWNKLVMEIPHLPRNEVKGITISYGLQGNELDASDTIVYYLDNLSLEVVEPDYYEGWGTDKEISFTHSGYNIDDDKIAFTSLSDKKRFKVVDSVSKKVVLEKDTQSVSTYIGDFTLLDFSELKSPGNYKIVYGALESKSFSINEDVWIPIVEKITNQFYLQRCGFDQPGIHLECHADWYTVFNSDTIVMGGGWHDAGDLSQSYWQTASATAAFFRLARLYKDENKRLSDRLIEEGLWGLNWLQKNRFEGLEVINWTTMDSYTDGRIGNVDDKYMKLNGNVNIVDNYYSIIADAEAYSMLINTNEALAEQTFNNAIDYWKLLSEREINWNTERLSVALLAGTKLYDLIPTDELKKTLIEYAQLLISFQQKEPMDWRIPLNGFFYSDSRKENFFGYNHSCVAASPILGFVELCMLFPEDEDYGKWYESIRLYSEYIKTITKLTGPYLMIPANIYNLKGNEDDKQIVNGYKLDDQHYLRMFPVWQAFRGNSSVMLSPAIGIASANRILKDSELHKIALAQLEWMVGKNPFNQSLMYGEGYNFSPQYAVFTGDIVGGLPVGILTRDNLDIPYWKAAVLHNYKELWGQPAFRMMELIAMLHQ, from the coding sequence ATGAGAAAACTATTTTTATACATTATTTCTCTTCTTTTCATTTTTTTCTGTACATCTTCTAAACCGTCCTCAATAGATGTAACAACAAATTATTCAGAGGCGCTCTATAAGCATGTGCCAATGAAGATGGATACTGTAAATAGTTTACAGTATAAATGGGATAACAAAGTAGTTTTAGAATCAATTATTGTTGACGGTGCAGAGTCACTCAATAATTGGGAACTATCGTATACAAATGGTGAGAATGTAGGAGTTATTTCACTTTCTTCTGAAAAAGTATTAGAAGGGGAGTCATCAATAAAATTTGTATCTCCTACTAAACAGCCTGTTGATTTGGGACCGGGTGGAAGATATTGGGGAAGACAGAATCTGACCAGGAAGTTTGATAATGAAAATCTCTCAAAATATAATCGGATTTCTGTAAATATCTATCCTGAGTTTGAAGGATTCAGAAAACTTTACCTCACAATAATCTTGCATAATGGAGATAATGTGCCAGATGTATATGGTAAAGAGGGATGGCATACCGTTATGCTGGAGAATAATAAATGGAATAAACTGGTTATGGAAATACCTCATCTCCCAAGAAATGAAGTGAAGGGAATTACAATAAGCTATGGATTACAGGGAAATGAGTTAGACGCGTCTGATACAATTGTATATTACCTGGACAATCTATCTCTTGAAGTAGTTGAACCTGATTATTATGAGGGTTGGGGAACAGATAAAGAGATTTCATTTACTCACTCCGGATATAATATAGATGATGATAAAATCGCATTCACTTCTCTGTCAGACAAGAAAAGATTTAAAGTAGTTGACTCTGTATCTAAAAAGGTGGTATTGGAAAAAGATACCCAAAGTGTGTCAACTTATATAGGTGATTTCACTCTACTAGACTTTTCAGAACTTAAATCTCCCGGTAATTATAAAATTGTTTATGGTGCTTTAGAATCCAAAAGTTTCAGTATAAATGAAGATGTATGGATTCCAATTGTAGAAAAAATTACTAATCAGTTTTATCTGCAGAGATGTGGTTTCGATCAACCGGGTATTCACCTTGAGTGTCATGCTGACTGGTATACAGTATTTAATTCAGATACAATTGTAATGGGAGGAGGATGGCACGATGCAGGAGATTTATCACAGTCATACTGGCAGACAGCTAGTGCTACTGCAGCATTTTTCAGACTCGCCAGATTATATAAAGATGAGAATAAGAGGTTGTCTGACAGATTGATAGAAGAGGGATTGTGGGGTTTGAACTGGCTTCAAAAAAATCGTTTCGAGGGATTGGAAGTAATTAATTGGACTACGATGGATAGTTATACCGATGGGAGAATCGGGAACGTCGATGATAAATATATGAAGTTAAATGGTAATGTAAATATAGTTGATAACTATTATTCTATTATAGCAGATGCAGAAGCCTACTCAATGTTGATTAATACCAATGAAGCTCTTGCAGAACAGACATTTAATAATGCAATTGACTATTGGAAACTGTTGTCTGAAAGGGAAATTAATTGGAACACCGAGCGACTCTCAGTTGCATTGCTGGCAGGTACTAAATTATATGATTTAATTCCTACAGATGAACTTAAGAAGACTTTAATTGAATACGCTCAATTGCTGATCTCTTTTCAACAAAAAGAGCCCATGGACTGGAGAATTCCTTTAAATGGCTTCTTTTACTCTGACAGCAGAAAAGAAAATTTCTTTGGTTATAACCATAGCTGTGTTGCTGCTTCACCAATTTTGGGCTTTGTGGAACTATGTATGTTATTCCCTGAAGATGAGGATTATGGTAAGTGGTACGAGTCAATCAGATTATATTCAGAATATATAAAAACTATTACAAAATTAACAGGCCCTTATTTAATGATACCGGCAAATATCTATAATCTGAAAGGTAATGAAGATGATAAACAGATTGTTAACGGTTACAAACTTGATGATCAGCATTATTTAAGGATGTTTCCCGTTTGGCAGGCATTTAGAGGTAATAGCTCAGTTATGTTATCTCCTGCCATCGGAATAGCTTCTGCAAATCGTATATTAAAGGATTCTGAATTGCATAAAATTGCTCTGGCTCAGTTAGAATGGATGGTAGGTAAAAATCCGTTTAATCAAAGTTTAATGTATGGAGAAGGGTATAACTTCTCTCCTCAGTATGCAGTTTTTACTGGTGATATTGTTGGAGGACTACCGGTTGGGATTCTTACAAGGGATAATTTGGATATTCCTTACTGGAAAGCTGCTGTACTGCATAATTATAAAGAATTATGGGGTCAGCCTGCTTTCAGAATGATGGAGTTAATTGCAATGCTCCATCAGTAA
- a CDS encoding glycosyl hydrolase family 28-related protein, translated as MIDIKGKIRLLICGLSLFTISLQGQTVNTKSVYDSKPVDSDAYYFTPENYDFKLDGKSDVSDALQKAINQVKVEKNFGVLFIPEGKYKISKTIYIPPAIRLIGYGKERPEFILSKNTPGFQKLDTSDNFNSYSYMFWFTGNLVTEKSRPSDATAGTFYSGISNINFKIEDGNPNAIALRAHFAQHGFVSHSVINTGKGKAGMYDVGNEMENVYFIGGEYGVMANRTSPGWPMMMIDLLFEGQLNAAILANQSDLTIVNMEVKNTPVAIEMKEGVYNRIYIEDSYFVNVNRGVVVGADYNAHNQLNIVNTYCNNVKVAVDLVNEEDVVSKNTRNFLIQNLTSGLIVNNLNDDSKYQTVYNIVTSQKRSNNIQMKIPTLPSVKEWVNIKDLGAKGDGTSDDTEIIKNAIASYQNLYFPTGWYRITETIKMLPNTALIGLHPFATQIIIDESTPAFSGFGSPVPMVESSEGGDNIINGIGITTGGYNYRAVGIKWMAGEKSFMNDIKFVGGHGTMRKPISNTAGQQPGAFRNPVGRNISSPSNPVAVQGLDLAWDNQYWSLWVTNEGGGIFKDIWTANTYASAGFYVSSTSTPGYVYAMSLEHHVRFECRLDNVSNWRFYAFQFEEEGREGKDSQPMEMSNCSDLMFANTWFYRVIRVNTPRHYGIKMSDCHNIDFRNMRNWTQVLYPTELTVYDMNKNLSLYPMDFARAIITGDEVGKKLNNIIGVPEKLAFGFEFATGAVSDSKGNIYFCENRLKKIYKYDAETGNVSLYSDYPWKPFSLAVDTQDNLIVICRYDPQPGYLVNGVQEAITERLPDDNPMYSGWGNSGWAALAYSISPDKPGDMKVLSRVNTSDVKDIKRVVYPTHRWRSNFDTVAQSMPETSFLAPDGITIIPETYDLGRSVQLFAVSPSQKTAVYMSHEDSKTTAKLSVDDRGKLTILNKDIKRGEYASSTSSDGTLYLAEGQIFVFDSDGNEIKRYNVDERPISMVIGGDNEDILYYTTSTSFYRLRIK; from the coding sequence ATGATTGATATAAAAGGAAAAATCCGTCTGTTAATATGTGGGCTATCGCTGTTTACAATATCATTACAGGGACAAACTGTGAATACTAAATCAGTATACGACTCAAAACCAGTTGATAGTGATGCGTATTATTTCACTCCGGAAAATTATGATTTTAAATTGGACGGGAAATCTGATGTTTCTGATGCTTTGCAAAAAGCTATTAATCAGGTAAAAGTTGAGAAAAACTTTGGAGTTTTGTTTATACCTGAAGGTAAATACAAAATCAGTAAGACTATATATATACCGCCTGCAATAAGGCTGATAGGTTATGGTAAAGAAAGGCCGGAATTTATTCTAAGTAAAAATACACCGGGATTCCAAAAACTAGACACTTCTGATAATTTCAACTCATACAGCTATATGTTCTGGTTTACCGGGAATCTGGTAACAGAAAAAAGTAGACCAAGTGATGCTACGGCAGGTACATTCTATAGCGGTATATCCAACATCAATTTTAAGATAGAAGATGGAAATCCTAATGCAATTGCTTTAAGAGCTCATTTTGCTCAGCATGGTTTTGTAAGTCATTCTGTAATAAATACTGGAAAAGGAAAAGCAGGAATGTATGATGTTGGAAATGAGATGGAAAATGTATATTTCATTGGAGGAGAATATGGTGTAATGGCCAACAGAACTTCTCCGGGATGGCCGATGATGATGATTGATCTGTTGTTTGAGGGGCAGCTTAATGCTGCAATACTAGCGAATCAGTCAGATCTTACTATTGTAAATATGGAGGTAAAAAATACTCCTGTTGCTATAGAGATGAAGGAGGGGGTCTATAACCGAATATATATCGAAGATAGCTATTTTGTAAATGTAAACAGAGGAGTAGTAGTTGGTGCTGATTATAATGCTCATAATCAATTGAATATTGTAAACACCTATTGTAATAATGTTAAAGTAGCAGTTGACTTGGTAAATGAAGAAGATGTGGTCAGTAAAAACACCAGGAATTTTCTTATCCAAAATCTGACTTCGGGACTTATAGTTAATAACTTAAATGATGATTCCAAATACCAAACTGTATATAATATAGTTACTTCTCAAAAAAGAAGTAATAATATCCAGATGAAGATCCCAACATTACCTTCTGTAAAAGAGTGGGTTAATATAAAAGATCTGGGAGCAAAAGGTGATGGAACATCCGATGATACAGAAATAATTAAGAATGCAATAGCATCTTATCAAAATTTATACTTCCCCACAGGATGGTATCGCATTACAGAAACTATAAAGATGTTGCCAAATACAGCTCTTATAGGATTGCATCCTTTTGCAACACAGATAATTATAGATGAAAGCACACCTGCATTTAGCGGATTTGGATCTCCTGTACCAATGGTAGAATCATCAGAGGGAGGTGACAATATTATAAATGGTATAGGGATAACAACAGGTGGATATAATTACAGGGCTGTTGGGATAAAATGGATGGCTGGAGAGAAATCATTTATGAATGATATAAAATTTGTAGGTGGACATGGTACAATGAGGAAACCGATTTCTAATACTGCAGGCCAACAGCCGGGAGCATTTCGTAATCCTGTTGGCAGAAATATAAGTTCACCAAGTAATCCTGTTGCAGTACAAGGCCTAGATCTAGCTTGGGATAATCAGTACTGGAGTCTATGGGTGACAAATGAAGGCGGAGGTATCTTTAAAGATATCTGGACTGCTAATACCTATGCTTCAGCAGGTTTTTATGTAAGCAGCACTTCGACTCCCGGATATGTATATGCAATGTCTCTGGAACATCATGTCAGATTTGAATGCAGATTGGATAATGTGTCTAACTGGAGATTTTATGCATTCCAGTTTGAAGAGGAAGGAAGAGAAGGAAAAGATAGCCAGCCAATGGAGATGAGTAACTGTAGTGATTTAATGTTTGCAAATACATGGTTTTACAGAGTAATTCGTGTAAATACTCCTCGTCACTATGGGATCAAAATGTCTGACTGCCATAATATAGATTTCAGGAATATGAGGAACTGGACTCAGGTGCTTTATCCTACTGAACTGACAGTATATGATATGAATAAAAATCTCTCTCTTTACCCAATGGATTTTGCCCGTGCAATTATAACAGGTGATGAAGTGGGTAAAAAGTTGAATAATATTATAGGTGTTCCTGAGAAGCTGGCTTTTGGATTTGAATTTGCTACAGGAGCAGTATCCGACAGTAAAGGAAACATCTATTTCTGTGAAAACAGACTAAAGAAAATATATAAGTACGACGCTGAAACAGGAAATGTGTCTTTATACAGTGATTATCCTTGGAAACCTTTCTCATTAGCAGTAGATACACAAGATAACCTGATAGTTATATGTCGTTATGATCCTCAACCCGGATATCTGGTAAATGGAGTCCAGGAAGCTATTACTGAGCGCCTACCGGATGATAATCCAATGTATAGCGGATGGGGCAACAGTGGCTGGGCAGCATTGGCCTATTCAATCAGTCCTGATAAGCCTGGAGATATGAAAGTACTTTCCAGGGTAAACACATCTGATGTAAAAGATATAAAAAGAGTTGTATATCCAACCCACAGATGGAGGAGTAATTTTGACACAGTTGCCCAATCGATGCCTGAAACAAGTTTCTTGGCACCGGACGGAATAACTATAATACCGGAAACGTATGATTTAGGCCGCTCTGTACAGCTTTTTGCTGTATCTCCTTCTCAGAAGACAGCTGTTTATATGTCGCACGAAGATAGCAAAACAACAGCAAAATTATCTGTTGACGATAGAGGGAAACTTACAATATTAAATAAGGATATTAAGAGAGGGGAGTATGCATCATCAACAAGTAGTGATGGCACTCTATACCTGGCAGAGGGTCAGATTTTTGTATTTGATTCTGATGGGAATGAAATTAAAAGATATAATGTGGATGAACGTCCTATTTCTATGGTTATTGGTGGAGATAATGAAGATATTCTCTACTATACAACCTCAACCTCATTTTATAGACTTCGTATTAAATAA